Below is a window of Humulus lupulus chromosome 2, drHumLupu1.1, whole genome shotgun sequence DNA.
CAAACTGCCCAACAGTCAGGTCAGCCAGAACCAAATACTTCTTCTTGTCAATGTCTGGTATGTCACTTCTCTCTGCCTTCTCTACAATAACCGGAATTCTGTCTGGATAGTTTTCCCTGATACGAGCAGCTTCAGCCTGCCTTCTCTCAAGGTGGTGCTCCAGCTTGAAGGAACTTTTGGC
It encodes the following:
- the LOC133816467 gene encoding autophagy-related protein 8C-like is translated as MAKSSFKLEHHLERRQAEAARIRENYPDRIPVIVEKAERSDIPDIDKKKYLVLADLTVGQFVYVVRKRIKLSAEKAIFIFVKNILPPTAAMMSAFYEENKDEDGFLYMTYSGENTFGLF